From the Streptococcus halotolerans genome, the window AATCTGCTCTTATACTATTATGTTCGACTGGCTCCTTTAGGTTCTAATAACCTTTGAACAAATCCTAAGCCTATATCAGACAATATGGCCATCAGTGCTGTTGGCAATGACCCAGCTAAGATAATGGCACCACCATTGGTAGCATTAGTTCCTCGGACGATAATATCTCCTAGACCACCGCCACCTACAAAAGCACCAATCGCCGTGATCCCAACGGCAACGACCAAAGCATTTCTAATTCCTGCCATAATAACAGATAAGGAAAGAGGTAATTCTACCATAAAGAGACGTTGCTTTTTAGTCATCCCCATACCTTTTGCTGCATCTACCAAGTCATCATTAACATTAGCAATGCCAGCGTAGGTATTACTGATAATTGGTAAAAGCGAGTAGAGGAAAACCGTCGCAATAACCGTTTTGGTTCCCAGTCCGAGAGCCAACATGATAATAGAAATCATAGCCAGCGATGGAATCGTTTGTAAGACATTAGCAATCCCCATGACAAAGCCGCGAAGTTTTCGCTTGCGAGCAATCATGATACCTAGAGGGATACCTACTAGGGCAGCCAGAAGAACACCATAAACAGAAATCAAAAAGTGTCTTAAAAATTGAGAAAGAATGTATGAGCCATTCTGACTAAAATAATAGAAAAATTGTTCAACCGTAGACATCTCACTCATCTTAGTCATTCTCCTCTCTAAAATAATTTTGCTTTTCTAAGAACTGCTTAGCCACTACAGAAGGTTCTAATAATTTATCATCCACTTGATAATTAAGTTTTTGCATCGTTTCTAGGTCAATTTTACCATCAAGCCGATGGAGCAATGCCTTCAATTTCGGATTCTTGCGTAAGAGCTCGTTGTTAACAACCATAGACGTTTCATATGGTGGGAAAAATTGCTTGTCATCCTTTAGAATGGTTAAATGATAACTTGGAATACGACCATCTGTCGAATAACCCAAAACAGACTGCATCTTACCACTTTCAACAGCATTATAGACCAGGCCAATTTGCATTGGGTAAATGTTCTTGAATGAGAAGCCATAGGTTTCTGTGAATTCCTTGTAGCCATCACCTTCGCGGGTCATCCAGGTACTATCAACTCCAGCCTTAGCCGTATCCGCTACTCTGCTTAAATCTGAAATAGTTTCCAGATTGTTTTCCTTTGCGTAATCATCTGTGACCATAAAAGCATAAGTATCAGCAAAACCATAGGTTGGAAACCAGGTCTGATCGAAACGTTTTTTGAATTCGCGTTTCACTATTTTCGAAGCTTTTTTAGGATCTTTGATGGCCTTCATGCCAAGAGCCCCTGTGATATCTGTTCCAGTATATCTCGTCGCGGAAATGTCAGCATCACCTCGTAATAAGGCTTCGTGGGTGACGCTAGAAGAGCCAAGGTTGGAAACTAAAGTTGCCTTACTGTCAGTTTCATGCTCAATTAATTCAGCAATCATATTAGCGATAATACTTGATTCTGTCGTATTCTGCGCAGCAATTTTGACTGTTTTTCCTTCACTTCCCTTTACAAGTCCACAAGCAGTGAGGGCAAGAAGTGATATGAAAGCGACACTTGCTACTATCAGTTTTTTCATTCTCATTTATGCCACCTCCCTCTTCTGTCTTGGCGTTAGAGCAACTTCTAGTTTCCCAAGAAGAAAATCAGCGACTAAGGATAATAAGATAACAGGAATAGTACCACCAATAATAAGTGGCGGTTGAAAGAGACTCAATCCACTAAAAATCAAATCTCCCAAACCACCTGCACCAACGTAAGATGCTAGCGTTGCCCAAGCAATAACATAGATGGCTGACAGACGAATCCCTGTCATAATGACTGGCATAGCCAAAGGGAGTTCTACCTGTAAAATAGACTGACTTGGTTTCATTCCCATTCCTTTAGCACTGTCTTTTAAAACAGGACTCACATTTTCAAGACCGATATAAGTATTTCTTAAAATGGGTAATAAAGAATAAATAAACAGAGCAAAGATAGCTGGTAATTTACCAACCCCAAATAAGGGAATCATCATGGCTAGCAAGGCTAAACTAGGAATCGTTTGTAACATACTAGCTAAGCCAATAATCACTTTGGCTAGTTTTTGATAGCGCGTTAAAACAACACCTATCGGAACTGCCACAAGGATACCTAAGGCTAAGGCAATAGCAGAAATATAGATTTGCTCCCAAGTTTTGTGGAGAAGCTGACCACCATATTGAGCTAGAAAAGCATTAATATCACTCATTTTGACCTCCCTCCTGCTCTTGAGAACCCCAAATAACATCATACATCATATCAACAAGAGCTGACCTGGTTACAATCCCAGTAAGATGCCCTTGATCGTTGACAACAGGCACGTACTTCAAGCCACGTTTGAGAATTTTTTGAGAAGCATCTCGTAAAAGGGCATCTTCTTTAATTTTAAAAACATCTCTTTGAAGAATATCTGATACCAAAAGATTTTTACGATACTGATTACTGATAGATTCTAAATCAATCAAACCGATTAACCTTTGATCTTCTGTTACAAGTAAAGTATCAACACGACGTTCCCTCATTAGAGTAATAGCATCTGAAATAGTCTGATCAGCTGTTATGGAAACAGGATTTTTAAGCATAATAGATTTAACTGGTGTAATATCCATTTGAGCTTGCATCAATCGTTCGTCACCAATTATTTTTTCAACAAATTCTGTGGCTGGATGATGCAGGATTTCATCCGGCGTAGCTACTTGCACCATTTGCCCATTATCCATCACAACAATACGACTAGCCAATTTCAAAGCTTCATCCATATCATGTGTCACCAAAACAATGGTTTTGCCCATTTTTTCTTGCAAGGTTTTAACGAGGTCCTGAATCCCCTCACGTGTGATGGGATCAAGGGCACCAAACGGTTCGTCCATCAAGATAACATCTTGATCGGCAGCTAAGGCACGAATAACACCAATCCTTTGCTGTTGACCACCTGATAATTCAGACGGGTAACGATCTAAAAATTCTTCAGGCAATTCCACCAGTTTGATCAATTCTTTGGCTTTAGCTTTTTTCTTATCTTCAGGCCATTTCAGAAGCTTAGGAACCAAGGTGATATTTTCATAAATAGTCATATGTGGCATAAGACCGATATTTTGAATCACATAACCAATTTTTCGGCGCAAATGAATAGGATTGATAGTCGAAATGTCTTTTCCCTCAAAATAAATATGACCTTCTGAGGGTTTCAACATGCGGTTAATCATCCGCATCAGGGTTGTTTTTCCTGATCCACTAGTACCAATAAAACAAATAAATTCCCCCGCATTTACTGATAGATTTGCTGTATCAACAGCGGTATTATTACCGTATATTTTTTTGATATTTTTAAATTCAATAATAGGTTGATTGGTCATCCTTTTCTCCTTAAGATTAGTCGAATTTTTTTAAAATTAGCGCAAAAAAACAAATATAAAACGCTGTTATTGACCACACTCTGCAAATATCAGAATGGTCAGATGTAAATATAGTATAACAGAATCAATCTATTTTTACTATAATTAATTGAAAATAAAAAGTCTATTAAGAGCTTTTTACTGAAAATAGCACCTAAAACGCCACTTCTCTGTAATAAATCACTCAAAATAAGGTTGGTTTTCAAAACTTACCGCCGAAGAAGAGGGGCTCTAAAATTAGAGATCCCCTATCAATGATTATCGAACAACAGCCAAACGTGTGTATTGATTTTCTTGAAAATCCCCCTTAGCAAAGGGAACCATAAACTTCCTAACAATCACTGACGATTAACGGAAACCAAACTTCTTCAGCTTCTCCAAATTGCAATGACCGAGACATACTGCTAACTCTTATCTTCTCAGCCTTATCTGCCAAATACAAAATGTCTCATCACTGCTACCTAGCCATTTAGTAGCAACAATTATCTCTTTGACACTGACTTCACTAATCTTATCAGATAACCTTCTAACCATAGAAGAAACTGGGTATCCATTGTTTTTACTACCGCAATTCTCTCTAAAAATAACTATATAGTAATATATGCCGTCCGTAAACCCTATCTCATAGAATTAGCGGAATCGCTCTAAACTCTTGTAGAGATAGGGGCCTTCTGTTATACACTTCTAGTTCAAGGTTTCTTAATCATCGACAAGGACATCATCATAGTCGTTTGTCTTGTTAAAGAGATTGATAGCATAGGAACAGCTAGCTGAAACATTAACTTTTGCTTCACGCGCTTGCCAAATGATTTTTTCCACAAGTTTTTTGGCAATTCCTTGACCGCCATACTCTGAATCAACAAAAGTATGATTGATAATCCAAACATCATCTATTACCTGATAGGTACACTCTCCTATTTCCTTACTGCCATCATGAGCAACAGCACGTTGCTCTTTTGCATTAAATGAAATCTCAACCATTTGAAATCCTCCTTCACCTTAAATTATAAACCACAGTATTCATTTATCGAACAGAGCAAAACTATTAAAGGAAAAAACCTGATAATATTTGCTTCATCTTTCAAAAATGCAAGAACTGATCCAACCAATGACCGCCATAGATCCAAAAATAGCTATAAGAAATGATTGATAGTGGACGACAGATGGCTAAAATTATCATCAATCTTTTCTCTGTCATCTTACTCAAACCAGCCAACATAACCGTAATATCCGCTGGGCCGATTGGAGCTAGCATAACAAGGGCTACTAATTTTTGAAAATAATGCCCAAAAAATCGGTTCTCATAAGCTGATAACTTCTCTTCTGAAAGCATGAGATGAATAACTGATCGTCCGAATTTCCTGACCAAACGAAACAAAAGCCAGCTGCCTAAAAGAATCCCTAAATAATCTAATAAAAATCCTAAAACAGGTCCAAATGCTAAAATGCCTACAACCGTAATAACTCCGCCAGGAATTGGTGCAATCAAAACCTGAATAACCTGTAATCCGAAAAACAATAGCGAGCCTATGACCAAATCTTTTTTAATCAATTCCTGTAAAGCATCCGGATTGTGAACAATATCTAAATTGACCACCAAAAAATACACAAAAACCAAAGATAAAAGAAGTATTATCGTTGACAGTACTCTAATGAAAGAACGAGTTGTTTTTTTAGGGTTATTCATAACGCAAAGCCTCAATTGGGTTTAATTGACTCGCTTTATTGGCAGGAAGCAGTCCAAACATAATACCAATACAAGCTGAAAAAGTAATGGCAACAAAGGCGACCTGTAATGAGACAGTTGCTCCTGGCAAACTCATCGCAGCGCCTAAACTACTAACAGCAACAAAGGCAAGTAAAAGACCTAGACACCCACCTAACACAGTTAAGACCACAGCTTCAATCAAGAATTGTGTCAAGATATTACGACGGGTAGCCCCCAAAGCTTTCCTAAGACCAATTTCTCTGGTTCGCTCAGTCACTGAAACCAGCATGATATTCATAACACCAATGCCACCCACCAAGAGCGAGATACCGGCAATAGCACCGATAACCGTTGTCATAATACCAAACTCTCGATTAATGTCCTTCAAGATAGCACTATTATCTGCCACCATGTATTTACCATTTCGCTCCTGTGATAACTCAGTCAACTCCTTAGCAGCCAGTTTACCTAAGGTCTGACTATTAGACACCTCATTGACATGAACAAAAATTTGACTAACCTCATCTGTTTGAAATTCTTGAGCTACTTGAGTGTTTGTCATAACAGCTGCACCATTGATACCTGCCGAGTCATTGGAAGCCTTAAAAACACCTGTGACCAAATAGTCCTTATCCCCAACTGTCAAAATCTTATTCAGCGCTTTTTTATAGTGCTTTTTACCGAATAGCCGATCTGACATAATGGTATCGATCATAATAATTCTGGAAAAGTGACTATAATCTCCTTTTTGGAACTGGCGTCCTTCGACAATGTCATAATTTTTGACTTCAAAATACTGTTGACTCACACCAGTAATCATGGCATTATCCAGTTCCTTTTTACGATAAGATATTTTACCATTAGCTGAATTAGTCACAAAATAGGAATCAATCCCTGGGATGACGGCAACTATTTGATCTAACCAAGCCATTTGGACCGGTTTTTCAGAACCACCTTCACCAAAAAAGGCAGCGTAGGGGTCATCATCTGCACCTTTTCCCTTATAGTATAACCTAACTTGCTTCTGGTCTCCAGTAAAACTATCAGAAACACTTTTTTTCATTGCATCACCTAGTCCCATAATGATAACAACTGCGGCTACCCCAATAATAATCCCCAGCATGGTCAAGAAGGAACGCATTTTATGGCTAAGTATTGAACTAAAGGCAAATCTCCAATTTTCCACACTGTCCTCCTAATCTATTCGAACACTCTCCGTCGTATCTAATGTCATTTCACCATCTCGGATAACAATCTTGCGTTTAGCATAATCGGCAATCTCTGGTTCATGAGTAACCATAATGATGGTTTTTCCTTCATTATTTAACGATTGAAGCAATTCCATAATCTGCTTGCCTGTTTTGGTATCCAGTGCCCCTGTCGGTTCATCAGCCAAAATAATAGCAGGATTGTTTACCAGGGCACGAGCAAGGGCGACTCTTTGTTTCTGGCCACCTGATAATTCTGATGGTAAATGTTTTATCCGATCACCAAGCTCAACTTTTTCTAAAAATTGTTTGGCCAATTGTTTTCTTCGACTAACACTGACCCCACCATAAATCAAAGGAAGTTCAACATTCTGTAAAGCATTCATTTTGGAGAGTAAAAAAAACTGTTGAAAAACGAATCCGATTTCCTGATTACGCACTTTAGCTAGTGACTTACTCGATAAGCTAGAAACAGACTGCCCATCTAGATCATAACTCCCTGAGCTAGGTCTGTCTAAAAGACCTATAATATTCATCAATGTTGATTTCCCTGATCCGGATGGTCCCATTATGGCTAAAAAATCACCTTCATAAACGGTTAAATCAATCCCTTTTAACACCTGAAGTTCTTGTTCACCGTTTCGATAAGACTTCGTAATGCCTTTTAATTGCATTAACACCTTGTTATTGTCCATGACTATTTCTCCTTGCTATTAGTTTTAGGAGTTTTGTCACCCATTATCTTATCATCGCTTATTTTTTGACTCTCTTTTAAAGCCTTATTAGGATTAGCAATAATTCGGTCATCCTTTGCCAAACCGCTTAAAACCTCTTGAGCTTTAGCATCTGCTCTACCAACTTCAACTTTCTGCCTGCTGACCTTCTTCGTTAATTTGTCATAGCGCCAAACGTAGTCTTTTCCTTTTGAATGAACAATAGCCGATGTAGGAACTAGCAGAGATTCTTTATTGTTCACCACTTCAACAGATACTGTAAACCCTTGTTTCAATGCTTCTAAATCACTGGTGATATCAGCTTTATATTCGTATTTGGCACCACTTGATCCAGCGTTAGAGGCATCACCCGTACCAGTGGCTTGTTCTGGATAATCCGAAATACTGCTGATTTTACCTTTCCATTTTTTATCTGGATAAACTTTGGATTTGATAATAACCTCATCACCTTTTTTCAGATTTGCCAAGTCGTATTCTGTCAGTTTTCCTTTTACTTGTAATTCTCCTTGTGTTGCAACATGAACAAGTGTCTGACTTTCTTTAGCAGATGGGTCAATGGAATCATTCACTTCAACAACTGTCCCATCTACGTCACTCAAGACAACTGTCTGATTTAAGGCTTCTTGAGCTTTGGCTACTTCAGATTCAGCATCAGCATAGGCATCATACAAATCTTGCAATTGCTGATTATAGGTTTGCCCAGCAGTCGGACTTGTTGTCGTCGTTTGATTGGTCGCTGAATCCGAACTTCCTATACCTTGCTCATTTCCTGTCTCTGCGGGAACAGCAGCTTGTGTGCCATAAGTTTGCAACGTATTTATTTGTCGACCTACCTTATTTAGATGTCGCACAGCTGTATCATAGCTTGCTTGAGCGCTAGTGGCATCATATTGAACCAATTGCTGACCTTTGCCAATTTGTTGACCAACTTCGACAGTCACGGTAGCTGAACTGCCTTTGGAATTATCATAATAAACATACTGTTCGGATAAGGCTGACACTTTTCCAGATAATAGAGTGGATGAGGCAATTTTGCCACTTGTGACCGTGCTAGTCTTGTATCTCGTTTCCTTTTTAGTGTTATGTCGGGAGGTTGCCATCTGATAAACACTAAAACCACCTATCAACAGAACCAACCCACCAAATCCTATCCATAATTTTTTCTTTAAACCCGAACTTTTGACATGTCTTACCATAATAACCTCCTTGACAATTTGTATTATTATAGGATTTTTTCACAATCAATGCAAGCGATTACTTAAAAATGAATAATTTCGCAAAATATCATATTTCAGACACAAAAAAGAAGATCGGATAATCTTCTTTTTTGACATTATATCGTTTTGTAAATGTTATTCAAGGTTGTTACCAAGCTATTTAACAGACTTAACTTCCCATCTGCATCACTTGTGATAGCTAAGACATATCGCCCCTTAGGTGTTGTAACTACTCCTGCATCGTTGGCAGCGTGGTAGCCTGGCAAACCAATCCAACCTGCTTTTGATTTAGTATTGTACTGTGCAGATAAATTGGCGTGTATTGGTGATAAGTTAGGAGATTCAAACCATGTTGACATTGTTTTTCCAACTGAGGTAGTTTGAAAAAAGCGATCATTTCGTTCCCATAATTTCGCCAGCTCATTTGCTGTGATATAAGGATATCCTGGTACTGAAAGAGCAGCATTGACTCCCGCTTCTCTCATCCATTTTGCCATATAGGCACCACCAAATGTACGTCTTAACAAATTATAACCTTCGTTGCTAGAGTAATGGAGGATATTCTTGATAACTGTTTGATAACTCTTGAAAGCAGTTGGATTATTTGCGGCTAAACTAGCTTAGAAATTTGATGACTTTTCTTAACCAAAAAAACTCTATCAGTGTCACTTTCTGATAAGAGGCTCATTGAAAACATTGTTTCCTAAAGTTAAGAAGCGCTAGCGCATCTTTAATATTAATTACTGAATAGTAAACGTTTCTGAAAAAACTTACTTAACTCTCTTTTCAATGTATCTTTGATATTGAATAGTACTATAACTTCTACAAACTTCTTTATTTAAATTTAACGACAACTACTTTTTCATTATCATCTATGTATACTTTCCTATTATGATTAAAATAATCTACTTCTTTGTATTTTTCGACTGCATCTGTATTCTGTTCCATTGTAGAAGTTACAAAATTTGCATTCATCAACTTTAGCATATTATCACTTCTACCCTGGTCAGGACTCTTTTCATAACCAAAAAAACTAGTTCCCGCAGGTTCAACCCTCATTTTATCAGGTAATGTGTTTCCTTCTGAGTATTTCCCGATAAATTGTACGCGATATTCTTTACTAGGAATTTGATTTATAATCGCTTGAGCGAGTTCTCGATCAATCTTGAAGCGTCTTATTTCAGCCACTTGATAAATTACATTAATAATTAAAAAAAATGAAGCAACACAGACAACCACAATCCTTAAAGGTAACTTTTTTTTACTATATAGGTAACCACCCGATACGGCTATCACCATGGGTAAAGCTGGGAATAGGGCCCTATATTTCAAAGCACCTATGATGCTTAACGTTAAAAATGGGCTAGCTAAGAAGAAATAAAGCGTTAATGATTGGTGTAAATTGATTTTTCCTATTAGCCATAAAGCCAGAATAATTACCAAAAGCAAGAGTAATATGCTAAAAGCAAAAATAGAATGCCTACTAAAAGTATTAATAGATAAGTAAGAGCTTTTTGGAGAAGTGTTTATGACATTATTAAGAAACCAATAAACAATTAAACTACCTATTAATCCTATCATTAACTTTAAATAATCCTTTAATTGTGCCGAACCTTTTAGTAATAAAAGCAAGGCTGAAATGCCAATATAAAAATCAACAATCGATTGGTAAACACCTATGCAAAATCCAACTCCAACTATTGTTAAAATAACAAAAATGGAAGATGAATGTACTGTGGCATAAACTAGTAGCAACGTAATAATTGATGCTAGAATAACTTCAAACGATTGCATTTGAAAATACATTTGAAAATAAGTAATAGGGCAAGCTATCACTAATAAAGACACTATCCATCCATCAAATTTTGTCACTCTTATAATGAGGAGAGCAAAAACAGCTAATGCAAAGATCGCTAAA encodes:
- a CDS encoding ABC transporter permease, whose product is MSEMSTVEQFFYYFSQNGSYILSQFLRHFLISVYGVLLAALVGIPLGIMIARKRKLRGFVMGIANVLQTIPSLAMISIIMLALGLGTKTVIATVFLYSLLPIISNTYAGIANVNDDLVDAAKGMGMTKKQRLFMVELPLSLSVIMAGIRNALVVAVGITAIGAFVGGGGLGDIIVRGTNATNGGAIILAGSLPTALMAILSDIGLGFVQRLLEPKGASRT
- a CDS encoding ABC transporter permease; this translates as MNAFLAQYGGQLLHKTWEQIYISAIALALGILVAVPIGVVLTRYQKLAKVIIGLASMLQTIPSLALLAMMIPLFGVGKLPAIFALFIYSLLPILRNTYIGLENVSPVLKDSAKGMGMKPSQSILQVELPLAMPVIMTGIRLSAIYVIAWATLASYVGAGGLGDLIFSGLSLFQPPLIIGGTIPVILLSLVADFLLGKLEVALTPRQKREVA
- a CDS encoding ABC transporter ATP-binding protein, producing MDNNKVLMQLKGITKSYRNGEQELQVLKGIDLTVYEGDFLAIMGPSGSGKSTLMNIIGLLDRPSSGSYDLDGQSVSSLSSKSLAKVRNQEIGFVFQQFFLLSKMNALQNVELPLIYGGVSVSRRKQLAKQFLEKVELGDRIKHLPSELSGGQKQRVALARALVNNPAIILADEPTGALDTKTGKQIMELLQSLNNEGKTIIMVTHEPEIADYAKRKIVIRDGEMTLDTTESVRID
- a CDS encoding TVP38/TMEM64 family protein; translated protein: MNNPKKTTRSFIRVLSTIILLLSLVFVYFLVVNLDIVHNPDALQELIKKDLVIGSLLFFGLQVIQVLIAPIPGGVITVVGILAFGPVLGFLLDYLGILLGSWLLFRLVRKFGRSVIHLMLSEEKLSAYENRFFGHYFQKLVALVMLAPIGPADITVMLAGLSKMTEKRLMIILAICRPLSIISYSYFWIYGGHWLDQFLHF
- a CDS encoding GNAT family N-acetyltransferase, whose product is MVEISFNAKEQRAVAHDGSKEIGECTYQVIDDVWIINHTFVDSEYGGQGIAKKLVEKIIWQAREAKVNVSASCSYAINLFNKTNDYDDVLVDD
- a CDS encoding betaine/proline/choline family ABC transporter ATP-binding protein (Members of the family are the ATP-binding subunit of ABC transporters for substrates such as betaine, L-proline or other amino acids, choline, carnitine, etc. The substrate specificity is best determined from the substrate-binding subunit, rather than this subunit, as it interacts with the permease subunit and not with substrate directly.) — encoded protein: MTNQPIIEFKNIKKIYGNNTAVDTANLSVNAGEFICFIGTSGSGKTTLMRMINRMLKPSEGHIYFEGKDISTINPIHLRRKIGYVIQNIGLMPHMTIYENITLVPKLLKWPEDKKKAKAKELIKLVELPEEFLDRYPSELSGGQQQRIGVIRALAADQDVILMDEPFGALDPITREGIQDLVKTLQEKMGKTIVLVTHDMDEALKLASRIVVMDNGQMVQVATPDEILHHPATEFVEKIIGDERLMQAQMDITPVKSIMLKNPVSITADQTISDAITLMRERRVDTLLVTEDQRLIGLIDLESISNQYRKNLLVSDILQRDVFKIKEDALLRDASQKILKRGLKYVPVVNDQGHLTGIVTRSALVDMMYDVIWGSQEQEGGQNE
- a CDS encoding glucosyltransferase domain-containing protein, yielding MKEIKNTLLSLSLSFLTYVSLIMSPTIGIDTEGAVLDYSFLVNSWRRIDREGLALLKDTFFPTYLQTQNNILAIFALAVFALLIIRVTKFDGWIVSLLVIACPITYFQMYFQMQSFEVILASIITLLLVYATVHSSSIFVILTIVGVGFCIGVYQSIVDFYIGISALLLLLKGSAQLKDYLKLMIGLIGSLIVYWFLNNVINTSPKSSYLSINTFSRHSIFAFSILLLLLVIILALWLIGKINLHQSLTLYFFLASPFLTLSIIGALKYRALFPALPMVIAVSGGYLYSKKKLPLRIVVVCVASFFLIINVIYQVAEIRRFKIDRELAQAIINQIPSKEYRVQFIGKYSEGNTLPDKMRVEPAGTSFFGYEKSPDQGRSDNMLKLMNANFVTSTMEQNTDAVEKYKEVDYFNHNRKVYIDDNEKVVVVKFK
- a CDS encoding ABC transporter permease, with product MENWRFAFSSILSHKMRSFLTMLGIIIGVAAVVIIMGLGDAMKKSVSDSFTGDQKQVRLYYKGKGADDDPYAAFFGEGGSEKPVQMAWLDQIVAVIPGIDSYFVTNSANGKISYRKKELDNAMITGVSQQYFEVKNYDIVEGRQFQKGDYSHFSRIIMIDTIMSDRLFGKKHYKKALNKILTVGDKDYLVTGVFKASNDSAGINGAAVMTNTQVAQEFQTDEVSQIFVHVNEVSNSQTLGKLAAKELTELSQERNGKYMVADNSAILKDINREFGIMTTVIGAIAGISLLVGGIGVMNIMLVSVTERTREIGLRKALGATRRNILTQFLIEAVVLTVLGGCLGLLLAFVAVSSLGAAMSLPGATVSLQVAFVAITFSACIGIMFGLLPANKASQLNPIEALRYE
- a CDS encoding serine hydrolase codes for the protein MLRRTFGGAYMAKWMREAGVNAALSVPGYPYITANELAKLWERNDRFFQTTSVGKTMSTWFESPNLSPIHANLSAQYNTKSKAGWIGLPGYHAANDAGVVTTPKGRYVLAITSDADGKLSLLNSLVTTLNNIYKTI
- a CDS encoding osmoprotectant ABC transporter substrate-binding protein codes for the protein MKKLIVASVAFISLLALTACGLVKGSEGKTVKIAAQNTTESSIIANMIAELIEHETDSKATLVSNLGSSSVTHEALLRGDADISATRYTGTDITGALGMKAIKDPKKASKIVKREFKKRFDQTWFPTYGFADTYAFMVTDDYAKENNLETISDLSRVADTAKAGVDSTWMTREGDGYKEFTETYGFSFKNIYPMQIGLVYNAVESGKMQSVLGYSTDGRIPSYHLTILKDDKQFFPPYETSMVVNNELLRKNPKLKALLHRLDGKIDLETMQKLNYQVDDKLLEPSVVAKQFLEKQNYFREEND
- a CDS encoding efflux RND transporter periplasmic adaptor subunit, whose protein sequence is MVRHVKSSGLKKKLWIGFGGLVLLIGGFSVYQMATSRHNTKKETRYKTSTVTSGKIASSTLLSGKVSALSEQYVYYDNSKGSSATVTVEVGQQIGKGQQLVQYDATSAQASYDTAVRHLNKVGRQINTLQTYGTQAAVPAETGNEQGIGSSDSATNQTTTTSPTAGQTYNQQLQDLYDAYADAESEVAKAQEALNQTVVLSDVDGTVVEVNDSIDPSAKESQTLVHVATQGELQVKGKLTEYDLANLKKGDEVIIKSKVYPDKKWKGKISSISDYPEQATGTGDASNAGSSGAKYEYKADITSDLEALKQGFTVSVEVVNNKESLLVPTSAIVHSKGKDYVWRYDKLTKKVSRQKVEVGRADAKAQEVLSGLAKDDRIIANPNKALKESQKISDDKIMGDKTPKTNSKEK